One window of Caldisericum exile AZM16c01 genomic DNA carries:
- the bcp gene encoding thioredoxin-dependent thiol peroxidase, translated as MVEEGKTAPDFELRDSEGNLIKLSNFKGKIVILYFYPKALTSGCTKEAQDFRDHYEEIKKLGAEVIGISGDKVEIIKKFKEKESLPFILLEDEGFKVSEEYGVYKQKSMYGKKYMGIERSTFIIDENGIVRKAMRKVKVPNHVKEVIEEIKKMRGEK; from the coding sequence ATGGTTGAAGAGGGAAAAACTGCCCCAGATTTTGAATTGAGGGATTCGGAAGGAAACTTAATTAAGCTAAGCAATTTTAAAGGCAAAATTGTAATACTCTATTTTTATCCAAAGGCTCTCACATCAGGATGCACAAAGGAAGCACAAGATTTTAGGGATCACTATGAGGAGATTAAGAAATTAGGTGCAGAAGTAATTGGTATAAGTGGCGATAAGGTGGAGATAATAAAAAAATTTAAAGAGAAAGAAAGTTTGCCATTTATTCTTCTGGAAGACGAAGGATTTAAGGTTTCAGAAGAATATGGAGTTTATAAACAAAAGAGCATGTACGGAAAGAAGTACATGGGGATTGAACGCTCAACTTTCATAATCGATGAGAATGGCATTGTAAGAAAGGCTATGAGAAAGGTAAAAGTTCCAAACCATGTAAAAGAAGTAATTGAAGAAATTAAAAAAATGAGAGGTGAAAAATGA
- a CDS encoding P1 family peptidase translates to MGSITDVKGILVGNYEDFENLTGATAIVIEKGASASVDVRGGAPGTRETDLLNPENLVEYVNAIYIGGGSAMGLEGASGVSRYLEEKNIGFDTGVKKVPIVSGAIIFDLSVGTPIYPDIQAGYIAAKSSTDNFNSNGNVGAGVGATVGKIRGMDFAMKGGLGTDSIKVGDIVVGALVVVNALGDIYDFDNKIIAGALNDSKNGFINTEEFILKTQTNEVPFKNTTIGVVATNVKLTKAKLKRLAIISHDAIARRIRPSHTIFDGDTVFTLSTNEFDFDDLLTLGVLFENVLERAIINAIKHAKSLKNIIAFNDLKV, encoded by the coding sequence ATGGGAAGTATCACTGATGTCAAAGGAATCCTCGTTGGAAATTACGAAGATTTTGAAAACTTAACAGGAGCAACTGCAATAGTCATAGAAAAAGGGGCATCTGCAAGCGTTGACGTGCGGGGCGGTGCCCCTGGCACACGTGAAACAGACCTTTTAAACCCAGAAAATTTGGTTGAATATGTTAATGCTATATATATCGGTGGTGGAAGCGCAATGGGTCTTGAAGGTGCAAGTGGAGTTTCAAGATATCTTGAAGAAAAAAATATCGGTTTTGATACAGGAGTAAAGAAAGTTCCAATTGTAAGTGGAGCAATTATCTTTGATCTTTCGGTTGGCACTCCTATTTACCCAGATATTCAAGCAGGATATATTGCCGCAAAGTCTTCAACCGATAACTTCAACTCAAATGGAAATGTTGGTGCAGGTGTTGGTGCAACTGTGGGGAAAATTAGAGGTATGGATTTTGCGATGAAGGGTGGATTAGGAACTGATAGCATAAAAGTTGGGGATATTGTAGTTGGTGCACTTGTTGTGGTCAATGCGCTTGGAGATATCTACGACTTTGATAATAAAATCATTGCAGGAGCACTGAATGATAGTAAAAATGGATTTATAAATACGGAAGAGTTTATCTTAAAGACTCAGACAAATGAAGTCCCTTTTAAAAACACAACCATAGGCGTTGTAGCAACAAACGTGAAACTTACAAAAGCAAAATTAAAACGCCTTGCAATAATTTCACATGATGCAATTGCAAGAAGGATAAGACCATCACATACAATTTTTGATGGCGATACGGTATTTACACTTTCAACAAACGAATTTGATTTTGATGATTTGCTAACTTTAGGAGTTCTTTTTGAAAATGTTTTAGAAAGAGCAATAATTAACGCAATAAAACATGCAAAGTCTCTAAAGAACATTATCGCTTTTAACGATCTTAAAGTATAA
- a CDS encoding cysteine hydrolase family protein, whose product MKALIIVDMLKDFVYDWGTLRINGAKDIIPYIHQLKTQFKKENFPVIYLADSHDKYDKEFEIWPPHCVEGTEGAEVVDELKPDESDIIIKKKTYSGFFKTELEETLKKLNIDELYIVGVATNICVHYTASDAVLRGYRVLIPWKGTKGITEEDEIYMKKHFENVLKVKII is encoded by the coding sequence ATGAAGGCGCTAATTATCGTTGATATGCTTAAGGATTTTGTATATGATTGGGGCACATTAAGGATAAATGGAGCAAAAGACATTATTCCTTATATTCACCAATTAAAAACACAATTTAAAAAGGAGAATTTTCCAGTAATATATCTTGCTGATTCTCACGATAAGTATGATAAAGAGTTTGAAATTTGGCCACCACACTGCGTTGAAGGAACAGAAGGAGCAGAAGTGGTCGATGAACTTAAACCAGACGAAAGCGATATTATCATAAAAAAGAAAACATATTCTGGATTTTTTAAAACGGAACTTGAAGAAACACTAAAAAAACTGAATATTGACGAACTTTACATTGTTGGAGTTGCTACAAATATCTGCGTGCACTATACGGCATCTGATGCAGTTTTAAGAGGCTATAGGGTTTTGATTCCTTGGAAAGGCACAAAAGGAATAACAGAAGAAGATGAAATTTATATGAAAAAGCATTTTGAAAATGTGCTAAAGGTAAAAATTATTTAG
- a CDS encoding OPT/YSL family transporter, translating to MQELKVRTIVLAALGSAVISMSSIYIALRIGALPWPTIFVAISSMAILKAFKNTNLKEINVAHTGMSAGAMVAGGIAFTIPGIWIISEQAKVSFHYVFLVSLIGAVIGVFMVALIREFFIEKSNLPYPVGVATAQTLVAGDEGGRKSKIVFTSLGISAIFTFLRDGFSKIPQAIMIKGLANYGIGLFMSPMAFGIGYIIGIIYMGIWFIGSIIGNIVIPVFFSMPLGGVNAAITFKNNLGIGLIIGGGIALLVKDILPKVSTIFKNAFSKLNISYKIISLVLLIILGIEFVFLKLGIIASLLTLIGAAVSVVMAAYTDGATGIVPMEIFGIIILLFVKLTIGGDTLSYLPLFAVVAIVAVASGVAGDNLQDFKAGAIIGTNPRAQIISELVGAIVGAVFGTIGLFILHLTYGKMGPGTFLVAPQAYAVSQMIQGLSNPRSFIFGLIAGFVLYFFNIQTMILGIGVYLPFIISLTAFLGGVLRVVIDKFFPKQSENFTLISSGLLGGEGFAGTIVAIIKFIWRL from the coding sequence ATGCAAGAACTAAAAGTCAGAACTATTGTTTTGGCAGCATTGGGTAGTGCCGTAATTTCTATGAGTTCTATCTACATTGCACTCCGAATTGGTGCATTACCCTGGCCTACGATTTTTGTTGCTATCTCCTCAATGGCCATTTTAAAGGCCTTTAAAAACACGAACTTAAAGGAGATAAATGTTGCACACACGGGAATGTCAGCAGGTGCAATGGTCGCAGGAGGTATTGCTTTCACGATTCCAGGTATCTGGATAATTAGTGAACAGGCAAAAGTAAGTTTCCATTATGTATTTCTTGTATCTCTAATAGGTGCGGTAATCGGAGTCTTTATGGTTGCACTCATTAGAGAATTTTTTATTGAAAAATCGAATCTTCCATATCCTGTGGGAGTCGCAACAGCACAAACGCTTGTTGCAGGCGACGAGGGTGGAAGAAAGTCAAAAATTGTCTTTACCTCGCTTGGAATTTCAGCAATTTTTACCTTCCTCAGAGATGGTTTTTCGAAAATCCCGCAGGCAATTATGATAAAAGGTCTTGCTAATTACGGAATTGGGTTGTTCATGTCTCCAATGGCCTTTGGAATTGGATACATAATCGGAATTATCTACATGGGCATTTGGTTTATAGGAAGCATTATTGGAAATATTGTTATCCCGGTTTTCTTTTCCATGCCCTTAGGTGGAGTAAATGCGGCTATCACATTTAAAAACAATTTAGGAATCGGTCTTATAATTGGCGGTGGTATTGCACTTTTAGTTAAAGACATACTACCGAAAGTTTCCACTATTTTCAAAAATGCATTTAGTAAACTTAACATCTCTTACAAAATCATCTCGTTGGTGCTCCTGATTATTCTCGGTATTGAATTCGTATTTCTAAAACTGGGAATTATTGCAAGTTTGTTAACACTAATTGGGGCAGCAGTCTCAGTGGTAATGGCCGCATATACTGACGGAGCAACAGGTATTGTGCCCATGGAAATTTTTGGGATTATAATTCTTTTATTTGTAAAACTTACAATAGGAGGAGATACACTCTCCTACCTTCCACTTTTCGCCGTGGTTGCTATCGTTGCCGTTGCAAGTGGAGTAGCAGGGGATAATCTACAAGACTTCAAAGCAGGTGCTATAATAGGCACAAATCCAAGAGCACAAATTATTTCAGAACTTGTTGGTGCAATAGTCGGTGCAGTATTTGGCACAATAGGATTGTTTATTTTACACTTAACGTATGGAAAAATGGGACCTGGAACGTTCCTCGTTGCACCTCAGGCATACGCAGTATCTCAAATGATACAAGGACTGTCAAATCCGAGAAGTTTTATATTCGGACTTATAGCAGGCTTCGTTCTCTACTTCTTCAACATCCAAACGATGATTCTTGGAATTGGTGTATACCTTCCATTTATCATTTCTCTCACTGCATTTCTTGGTGGTGTCTTAAGAGTTGTAATCGATAAGTTTTTCCCAAAACAGAGCGAAAACTTTACTCTTATTTCCTCGGGACTTTTGGGAGGAGAAGGCTTTGCAGGAACAATTGTCGCTATAATTAAGTTTATCTGGAGGCTCTAA